From a single Glycine soja cultivar W05 chromosome 19, ASM419377v2, whole genome shotgun sequence genomic region:
- the LOC114400311 gene encoding probable carboxylesterase 11, with product MPSVAVKLYSVFFKFLLKHRLHNRIQTTSEPSDPFGVTTRPEESVAPANPSFSDGVATKDIHIDPLTSLSIRIFLPESALTPPEPHSNPRSDPLPRSARADPVSRRSSYGPPLREEHRSSSFGGSSGVEGLNLMSDGVYRGYAPGKRGERRRLPVMLQFHGGGWVSGGSDSVANDAFCRRIAKVCDVVVVAVGYRLAPENRYPAAFEDGVKVLNWLAKQANLAECSKSMVGGKSGGHNVGGEFKKSDSHKHIVDSFGASMVEPWLAAHADPSRCVLLGASCGANIADYVARKAVEGGKLLDPVKVVAQVLMYPFFIGSVPTRSEIKLANSYFYDKAMCTLAWKLFLPEEEFSLDHPAANPLVPGRGPPLKLMPPTLTVVAEHDWMRDRAIAYSEELRKVNVDAPVLEYKDAVHEFATLDVLLKSPQAQVCAEDIAIWAKKYISLRGHEFSY from the exons atgcCAAGTGTGGCTGTGAAGCTCTACAGCGTGTTCTTCAAGTTCCTCTTGAAGCACCGTCTGCACAACCGAATCCAAACCACTTCCGAACCCTCCGACCCGTTCGGCGTCACGACCCGACCCGAAGAATCCGTCGCTCCAGCGAACCCTTCCTTCTCCGACGGCGTCGCCACTAAAGACATCCACATCGACCCCTTAACCTCTCTCTCCATCCGAATCTTCCTTCCCGAATCCGCCCTCACCCCTCCCGAGCCTCACTCCAACCCTAGGTCCGATCCCCTGCCTCGATCCGCGCGTGCCGACCCCGTTTCGCGGCGGAGTAGCTACGGGCCGCCGCTCCGGGAGGAGCACCGGAGCAGCAGCTTTGGAGGGAGCTCCGGCGTGGAGGGGTTGAACCTGATGTCGGATGGGGTGTACCGGGGGTACGCGCCGGGGAAGCGGGGGGAGCGGCGGAGGCTGCCGGTGATGCTGCAGTTCCACGGTGGCGGGTGGGTGAGCGGCGGGAGCGATTCGGTGGCGAACGACGCGTTCTGCCGGCGGATCGCGAAGGTGTGCGAcgtggtggtggtggcggtggGGTACCGGCTGGCGCCGGAGAACCGGTACCCGGCGGCGTTCGAGGACGGCGTGAAGGTGCTGAATTGGCTGGCGAAGCAGGCGAATTTGGCGGAGTGTAGCAAGTCGATGGTGGGTGGGAAGAGTGGAGGGCATAATGTTGGTGGGGAGTTTAAGAAATCGGATTCGCATAAGCATATTGTTGATTCATTTGGGGCTTCTATGGTTGAGCCTTGGTTGGCTGCTCATGCTGATCCTTCAAG ATGTGTTCTTCTTGGAGCGAGTTGTGGTGCCAATATTGCAGACTACGTGGCACGAAAAGCTGTGGAAGGAGGCAAACTTCTGGACCCTGTCAAGGTGGTAGCACAGGTCCTGATGTATCCatttttcattggaagtgttCCCACACGTTCTGAAATAAAATTGGCAAATTCTTACTTTTATGACAAGGCCATGTGTACGCTTGCCTGGAAACTTTTCCTACCTGAGGAGGAATTTAGTTTGGACCATCCAGCTGCTAATCCCCTTGTCCCAGGCCGGGGTCCTCCTTTAAAGTTGATGCCTCCAACATTGACAGTTGTGGCCGAACATGACTGGATGAGGGATCGTGCCATTGCTTACTCAGAGGAGCTCCGGAAGGTGAATGTTGATGCACCTGTTCTTGAGTATAAGGATGCAGTACATGAATTTGCTACCCTGGACGTCCTTCTGAAAAGCCCTCAGGCCCAGGTTTGTGCTGAGGACATTGCCATATGGGCGAAGAAATATATCTCACTTCGAGGTCATGAATTCTCATATTGA